A window of Campylobacter pinnipediorum subsp. pinnipediorum contains these coding sequences:
- a CDS encoding phosphoethanolamine transferase has translation METNKLEIIEYIKDLPIFAYILVLLYMVLFVIVYRLNNSTIFNKPKTKIVKILTIIVIAIIIYKPIETTYKTKKISFENIAYRFQYYPIRFVIDFADNIINYYKDKNMLSAAKNNTSTWKIENTNQKYKNYILIIGESMRRDYMSLYGYPIKTTPFLDSVNGLFFNNYISPSWNTPLSLQRTLTQHNDENLEYLIPENTIISLANDANMDTYWLSNQGKMGDYDILQYAIAIKAKSIYFTTKNIYIITKDGYNLKNISDLKLMPEFYKAVEEKTDSNKLIVIHLMGSHATFCDRIDKNYNIENITDFINEKMSCYLSSIRQTDKLIQMIYQKLQEMKESFSIMYFSDHGLSHEKKFLSDLDMRHNSEHKQNYEVPFLIISSDDTKRTFINSLKSGYDFMYGFANWLGIEEKDLSKNKTFFTDKQIGDIKIYNGKDLADYKNLKNDPAILPKYKHE, from the coding sequence ATGGAAACAAATAAACTTGAAATAATAGAATATATAAAAGATTTACCAATATTTGCATATATTTTAGTATTATTATACATGGTCTTATTCGTCATAGTTTATAGACTAAACAATTCTACAATTTTTAACAAACCAAAAACTAAAATTGTAAAAATCCTAACCATTATAGTTATAGCAATAATCATATACAAGCCAATAGAAACAACATACAAAACAAAAAAAATTAGTTTTGAAAATATTGCATATAGATTTCAATATTACCCTATAAGATTTGTAATTGATTTTGCAGATAATATTATAAACTATTACAAAGACAAAAATATGCTATCTGCTGCAAAAAACAATACTTCAACATGGAAGATAGAAAATACAAACCAAAAATATAAAAATTACATTTTAATAATAGGTGAAAGCATGAGAAGAGACTATATGTCTTTGTATGGGTATCCCATTAAAACTACACCTTTTTTGGATAGTGTGAATGGCTTATTTTTTAACAACTATATATCGCCTTCTTGGAATACACCTTTGTCTTTGCAAAGAACATTAACTCAACACAATGATGAAAATTTGGAATATTTAATACCAGAAAATACAATAATATCTTTAGCAAATGATGCAAATATGGATACTTATTGGTTATCTAATCAAGGAAAAATGGGTGATTATGATATTTTACAATATGCAATAGCAATTAAAGCAAAAAGTATATACTTTACTACAAAAAATATATATATTATTACAAAAGATGGATACAATTTAAAAAATATTAGCGATTTAAAATTAATGCCAGAATTTTATAAAGCAGTAGAAGAAAAAACGGATAGCAATAAGCTAATTGTTATTCATCTAATGGGCTCACATGCAACTTTTTGTGACAGAATCGATAAAAACTATAATATTGAAAATATAACAGATTTTATAAACGAAAAAATGTCTTGTTACCTATCAAGTATTAGACAAACTGATAAATTAATACAGATGATTTATCAAAAATTACAAGAAATGAAAGAATCATTTTCAATTATGTATTTTTCAGATCATGGACTTTCTCATGAAAAGAAATTTTTATCCGACTTGGATATGCGACACAACTCAGAACATAAGCAAAACTATGAAGTTCCGTTCTTAATTATTTCTAGTGATGACACAAAGAGAACTTTCATAAATAGTTTAAAAAGTGGTTATGATTTTATGTATGGATTTGCTAATTGGCTAGGCATAGAAGAGAAAGATTTATCTAAAAATAAAACATTTTTCACAGACAAACAAATAGGTGATATAAAGATTTATAACGGAAAAGATTTAGCAGATTACAAAAATCTAAAAAATGATCCTGCGATATTACCAAAATACAAACATGAATAG
- a CDS encoding LysR family transcriptional regulator, translated as MNIRQMEFVLQVAINKSFTKAAEKLNVSQPSLSQSILKLEETLGTQLFDRKNNLNLTSVGKIYVEKARLILKLQNELNNKIVDLVKSNKQKLRIGFSKIAYKFSHKHIVKLHKKYPNSNIRIFQLNSLANARKELLNSNIDMAVMSVPIEFDDIVCKNICKEKTYLALSKSHRLAKNVTKKCPKINIQDLKDENFILPRDSYKSREYIDDFFIKHNFKPKIFCEVEFIDIAISLVALNKGVCFTTKIFQNNDIKLFDIEDEMLDKTIVVAYKKDTKLPKLAKEFLELIKI; from the coding sequence ATGAATATCAGACAAATGGAATTTGTGCTGCAAGTAGCTATAAATAAGAGCTTTACAAAGGCAGCTGAAAAGCTAAATGTTTCACAGCCATCACTATCTCAAAGCATATTAAAACTAGAAGAAACATTAGGAACTCAATTGTTTGATAGAAAAAACAATTTAAACCTTACAAGTGTTGGGAAAATTTATGTAGAAAAAGCTAGATTAATTTTAAAGTTACAAAATGAGCTAAATAATAAAATAGTAGATTTAGTAAAATCAAATAAGCAAAAACTAAGAATAGGTTTTTCTAAAATAGCTTATAAATTTTCACACAAGCATATAGTAAAACTACATAAAAAATATCCGAATTCAAATATAAGAATATTTCAACTAAATTCCTTAGCAAATGCAAGAAAAGAGCTTTTAAATTCCAATATTGATATGGCTGTAATGTCTGTACCAATAGAATTTGATGACATAGTTTGCAAAAACATATGTAAAGAAAAAACTTATTTGGCTTTATCAAAATCACATAGATTGGCAAAAAATGTAACAAAAAAATGTCCAAAGATAAATATACAAGATTTAAAAGATGAAAATTTTATTCTTCCAAGAGATTCTTATAAGAGCAGAGAGTATATAGATGATTTTTTTATAAAACATAATTTTAAACCAAAAATATTTTGTGAAGTTGAGTTTATTGATATAGCAATATCGTTAGTTGCTTTAAACAAAGGAGTGTGTTTTACAACAAAAATTTTTCAAAATAACGATATAAAGCTATTTGATATAGAGGACGAAATGCTTGATAAAACAATAGTTGTGGCTTACAAAAAAGATACAAAGTTGCCAAAACTTGCTAAAGAATTTTTAGAACTGATTAAAATATAA
- a CDS encoding flavocytochrome c, translating into MENILRRNVLKMSMIGAGALALSGVNASADSKDINWDEEWDVVVVGSGFAGLAAGVTAANKGNKVLIIEKMSRFGGNSVINGGVMGVWGNDFQEKEGVKDSKELYIKDIMKAGGGLNHPDLVEALADRVQDAYKLAKDCGAKFIMLKLHGGHTVPRGALAQTDSGAGITRPMTEFFQKIEGCEIRRQCKLDRIITDDTGKVIGIEARVDYKFDRNAKNDDKENTSGTKKFIKAKKGVVLAAGGFSRDKHFRKAQDPRIADDLDSTNHPGATAGVLLEALKIGAEPVQISWIQSLPLSSPDEKGYGVSSAFTHESFRFGIIVSPKTGKRYGNELANRKVQADYEFKSKNEDGVYLLSMCDSKAAAEMLPEKLEKVQKVGIVKKFDSLEDIAKAYNMPLDEFKKTVEKYNQYVKDEKDPDFGKNLSKAITKGYDFSVPPFYVSRVIPKVHHTMGGLNITPKAEVISSSTNKPIPGLYAAGEITGGVHGAVRLGSCAIADCLTFGMIAGENF; encoded by the coding sequence ATGGAAAACATATTAAGAAGAAATGTATTAAAAATGAGTATGATTGGAGCCGGTGCATTGGCTTTAAGTGGAGTAAATGCAAGTGCTGACAGCAAGGATATTAATTGGGATGAAGAGTGGGATGTTGTTGTAGTAGGAAGTGGTTTTGCTGGTCTTGCAGCTGGTGTAACTGCTGCTAACAAAGGCAATAAAGTTTTGATTATAGAAAAAATGAGCCGTTTTGGCGGTAACTCTGTTATAAATGGTGGAGTTATGGGTGTTTGGGGTAATGACTTCCAAGAAAAAGAAGGTGTAAAAGATAGCAAAGAATTATATATAAAAGATATTATGAAAGCAGGTGGTGGACTAAATCACCCAGATCTTGTAGAGGCATTAGCTGATAGAGTTCAAGATGCTTATAAACTTGCAAAAGACTGTGGCGCTAAGTTTATTATGCTTAAACTTCACGGTGGGCATACTGTGCCAAGAGGTGCATTGGCACAAACTGATAGTGGTGCTGGTATAACTAGACCTATGACAGAGTTTTTTCAAAAAATAGAAGGTTGTGAAATTCGCAGACAATGCAAGCTAGACAGAATAATCACAGACGATACAGGTAAGGTTATAGGTATAGAAGCTAGGGTTGATTATAAATTTGATAGAAATGCTAAGAATGATGATAAAGAAAATACAAGTGGTACTAAGAAATTTATAAAAGCTAAAAAAGGTGTCGTTCTTGCCGCTGGCGGATTTAGTAGAGATAAGCATTTTAGAAAAGCACAAGACCCTAGAATCGCTGATGATTTGGACTCTACTAATCACCCGGGTGCAACAGCTGGTGTATTGCTTGAAGCACTTAAAATCGGTGCAGAGCCTGTTCAGATTAGCTGGATTCAAAGTTTGCCACTATCAAGCCCAGATGAAAAAGGATATGGTGTGTCATCTGCATTTACTCACGAAAGCTTTAGATTTGGTATCATAGTAAGCCCAAAAACTGGTAAAAGATACGGAAACGAGCTTGCAAATAGAAAAGTTCAGGCTGATTATGAGTTTAAATCAAAAAATGAAGATGGTGTATATTTGCTAAGTATGTGTGATAGTAAAGCTGCTGCAGAAATGCTACCTGAAAAACTAGAAAAAGTTCAAAAAGTTGGTATAGTTAAGAAATTTGATAGCCTAGAAGATATAGCTAAAGCATACAATATGCCACTTGATGAGTTTAAAAAGACTGTTGAAAAATACAACCAATATGTAAAAGATGAAAAAGACCCTGATTTTGGTAAAAATTTAAGTAAAGCTATAACAAAAGGTTATGATTTTTCAGTTCCACCATTTTATGTATCACGTGTAATACCAAAAGTTCACCATACAATGGGTGGTCTAAATATAACTCCAAAAGCTGAAGTTATATCATCTTCTACAAACAAACCAATACCTGGCTTATATGCTGCTGGTGAAATCACAGGTGGTGTTCACGGTGCCGTTAGACTAGGAAGTTGTGCAATTGCTGATTGTCTTACATTTGGTATGATAGCAGGCGAAAATTTCTAA